The proteins below are encoded in one region of Fibrella aestuarina BUZ 2:
- a CDS encoding TonB-dependent receptor codes for MTQRLLCLVFWLVSSGTYAQVMHTLSGTVRDSATHQPIARAAIVLNYERAVTGTYTDSKGNFSITIRAGQHVVAVRRLGFVPFRQAIDLRDNTVLNVALATVASQLEEVVVTSKGYDPNVRQPLLGVSQINLAALKRMPAALGEVDILRSLQMLPGVTSVGEAANGVNIRGGTTDQNLILMDETPIFNPTHMFGLFSVFPSDAASGLDLYKGSVPARYGGRAASVLDISLRNPDLNQFKLSGGISLVANRLTVETPIVAGKVGVLVSGRGAFNDFLLRLASSQLEDIRAKFGDGVVKVFWRMNNNNTLTAMGYLSQDLFQTNLLGSLANINAIKTQFAQKTTNGMVRWFHAFTPRLNLQTTALFAYYEPTILSTEDSTNNDVALKQSLLQRQIKSNLNYQLPNQKIEVGISGTHYKLNPGELIPNKSLAVNYQKTPLEQAIELGIYAEDEISLSDRLAVSVGLRYAYFLNMGPSVVRQYAAGEAIKTSTVVDSIRYRAGQVSQHYGGLEPRLGIRYSLNERTSFKVGYNLMRQYLQVITNTTTPLPTARWKTADPHIQPQVSQLVSAGYFHNFRANIVELSAEVYWRRTQHILDYKPGADFLLQAYPETQLLTGYNKAYGLEVMLAKKKGELTGWVNYTYARTLNQVDQGAGLQQQINGGDWYPANYDRPHSVNISVAINASKQHSFSFNFAYSTGRPYTAPEGFIRYQGRNYPYYGDRNQRRIPDYHRLDFAWNIYNLSAKNRRWQGHWTFTIYNLYGHRNAYSIFYRTEGEVTKPYRLSIFAAPIPSLTYNVSFN; via the coding sequence ATGACTCAACGGTTACTCTGTCTTGTGTTCTGGTTGGTTAGCTCAGGTACGTATGCCCAGGTTATGCATACATTGTCGGGTACGGTGCGTGACTCCGCCACCCATCAACCGATTGCCCGAGCAGCTATTGTCTTAAACTATGAACGAGCGGTAACCGGCACCTATACGGATTCTAAGGGTAATTTCTCCATAACTATCCGCGCTGGGCAGCACGTAGTGGCGGTACGTCGACTGGGCTTTGTACCGTTTCGACAGGCCATTGACCTACGGGACAATACGGTACTGAACGTAGCCCTGGCCACCGTAGCCAGCCAGTTAGAAGAAGTCGTCGTAACGAGTAAAGGATACGACCCCAACGTACGTCAACCGTTGTTGGGCGTGAGTCAGATTAACCTGGCTGCACTCAAACGAATGCCCGCCGCGCTGGGCGAAGTCGATATCCTGCGTAGTCTGCAAATGCTACCGGGTGTGACAAGTGTAGGCGAAGCCGCTAATGGGGTGAATATTCGGGGTGGTACGACCGACCAGAACCTGATTCTGATGGACGAAACCCCTATTTTCAATCCAACTCACATGTTTGGCCTGTTCTCGGTATTCCCATCCGATGCCGCCAGCGGACTGGATCTATACAAAGGGAGCGTACCAGCCCGGTATGGCGGTCGGGCGGCTTCTGTACTGGATATCAGCCTGCGCAATCCTGATCTGAACCAGTTTAAACTAAGCGGGGGGATTAGCCTGGTCGCTAACCGGCTCACGGTTGAAACCCCGATTGTTGCCGGGAAAGTGGGTGTACTGGTTTCGGGGCGGGGGGCTTTCAACGATTTTCTGCTTCGGCTTGCCTCCAGTCAGCTAGAGGATATTCGTGCCAAATTCGGTGATGGGGTGGTTAAAGTTTTCTGGCGGATGAATAACAACAACACCCTGACCGCAATGGGCTACTTGAGCCAGGACTTATTTCAGACGAATCTGCTCGGTAGTTTAGCCAATATAAATGCCATCAAGACCCAGTTTGCGCAGAAAACCACCAATGGTATGGTACGTTGGTTCCATGCCTTTACGCCCAGACTCAACCTGCAGACTACGGCCCTCTTCGCGTATTACGAACCAACGATTCTGTCAACGGAAGATAGTACAAACAACGACGTAGCGCTGAAGCAATCCCTGTTGCAGCGGCAAATCAAGAGCAATCTGAACTACCAGTTACCCAATCAAAAAATAGAGGTCGGGATTAGCGGGACGCACTATAAGCTAAATCCGGGCGAGTTGATACCCAACAAAAGCCTGGCGGTAAACTACCAGAAAACGCCTCTTGAACAGGCCATTGAACTGGGTATCTACGCGGAGGATGAAATCAGCCTCTCGGATCGATTGGCCGTTTCGGTGGGACTGCGATACGCGTATTTTCTGAATATGGGTCCCTCGGTAGTCCGTCAATACGCGGCTGGCGAAGCGATCAAAACCTCGACCGTTGTCGATTCCATAAGGTACAGGGCCGGTCAGGTTAGCCAGCACTATGGGGGGCTGGAACCCCGGCTGGGTATTCGCTATTCGCTCAATGAGCGTACGTCTTTCAAAGTGGGCTATAACCTGATGCGGCAGTATCTGCAAGTCATCACAAACACCACGACGCCCCTGCCTACCGCCCGCTGGAAGACCGCCGACCCGCACATTCAGCCGCAGGTGAGTCAACTCGTCTCGGCGGGCTATTTCCATAATTTCCGGGCCAACATCGTCGAACTGTCTGCGGAAGTGTACTGGCGACGTACCCAGCACATACTGGACTACAAACCGGGCGCCGATTTCCTGTTGCAGGCCTATCCCGAAACGCAGTTGCTGACCGGGTATAACAAGGCATATGGGCTGGAGGTGATGCTGGCGAAAAAGAAAGGCGAACTGACGGGCTGGGTTAATTACACCTACGCCCGCACGCTCAATCAGGTGGATCAGGGCGCGGGCTTGCAGCAACAAATCAATGGCGGTGACTGGTATCCTGCCAATTATGACCGGCCACACAGCGTCAACATCAGTGTCGCCATCAACGCGTCGAAGCAGCACAGCTTCTCGTTTAATTTTGCCTACAGCACGGGTCGCCCCTACACAGCCCCGGAAGGGTTTATCCGATATCAGGGCCGAAACTACCCGTATTATGGCGACCGGAACCAGCGCCGGATTCCGGATTATCACCGGCTGGATTTTGCCTGGAACATTTACAATTTGAGTGCAAAAAATCGACGCTGGCAGGGTCACTGGACATTTACGATCTATAATTTATATGGTCATCGAAACGCGTATTCGATTTTCTACCGAACCGAGGGAGAGGTGACGAAGCCTTACCGACTGAGCATTTTCGCGGCCCCCATACCTAGCCTGACCTACAACGTTTCGTTTAACTGA
- a CDS encoding DUF4249 family protein has translation MKQTMHPATRLLIWLLLLGLPVACIDPEEVSIRSTLDILIVDGVITDLPEQMLIQLSQAKADQTLGRTSTFPVMKATVSVVVDSTEVVVCSEIRAGAYQLPTGFRGQVGHAYQLRFTLSDGTQYASTQQVMPPVAPVGKVTSRFNANSVFPIIDETYTGGHDLFVDFQDPANERNYYRWDWTLYEPQDWCRSCYEGIYAVNSVTIVSNSMFQSTQQPFENCFYPPVGSSAYSQVRYKSYDYPCRTRCWEIIRNRDDINIFSDQYSNGGLIIRRPVAHIPFYQNQPCVVHLRQRSLTSDAYEYFSLFQQQTQHTGGLADTPPSVPAGNVHTVKNGQEAVVGYFTASSVFIQPHYLDRNDTRGMPPGLFYALNARLPFAEPYPPFDLKFILDGPPRPPTAVCAPVEFRTPDRPAGWPN, from the coding sequence ATGAAGCAGACCATGCACCCGGCAACCCGGCTGTTGATTTGGCTACTCTTGCTTGGCTTGCCCGTAGCGTGCATTGACCCGGAAGAGGTGAGCATACGGAGTACGTTGGATATCCTGATTGTCGACGGTGTCATTACCGACCTGCCCGAACAGATGCTCATTCAACTAAGCCAGGCCAAAGCCGATCAGACCCTGGGGCGAACCAGTACGTTTCCCGTTATGAAAGCAACCGTGTCGGTCGTGGTCGACTCGACCGAGGTCGTCGTCTGTTCAGAAATACGGGCTGGTGCCTATCAGTTGCCGACCGGCTTCAGGGGGCAGGTGGGCCACGCCTATCAGCTTCGGTTTACGCTTAGTGATGGTACTCAGTACGCATCGACGCAACAAGTTATGCCGCCCGTAGCTCCTGTCGGCAAGGTAACGTCCCGGTTTAATGCCAACAGCGTCTTTCCGATTATCGATGAAACCTACACCGGCGGCCACGATCTGTTTGTTGATTTTCAGGACCCTGCCAACGAGCGGAACTACTACCGGTGGGATTGGACCCTCTACGAACCGCAGGACTGGTGTCGGAGCTGCTACGAAGGGATTTACGCGGTCAATTCCGTGACGATTGTGTCCAACTCCATGTTCCAGTCGACCCAGCAGCCGTTTGAGAATTGCTTCTATCCACCCGTCGGCTCCTCGGCTTATTCGCAGGTCAGGTACAAATCCTACGACTACCCGTGCCGCACTCGCTGTTGGGAGATCATTCGGAATCGCGACGACATCAACATTTTCAGCGACCAGTATAGCAATGGTGGGTTGATTATTCGTCGACCCGTTGCCCATATTCCTTTTTACCAGAATCAGCCCTGTGTCGTTCATCTGCGTCAGCGATCGCTCACGAGTGATGCCTACGAGTATTTCAGTCTGTTTCAGCAGCAAACCCAGCACACGGGCGGGCTGGCCGATACGCCCCCGTCAGTGCCAGCCGGTAATGTACATACTGTAAAAAACGGTCAGGAAGCCGTGGTTGGCTATTTCACGGCCTCGTCGGTCTTTATTCAGCCCCATTACCTCGACCGCAACGATACCCGAGGCATGCCCCCCGGTCTCTTTTATGCCCTCAATGCCCGCTTGCCCTTTGCCGAGCCCTACCCGCCTTTTGACCTGAAGTTTATTCTTGATGGACCGCCTCGTCCGCCCACCGCAGTGTGCGCGCCAGTCGAGTTCAGAACCCCCGACCGTCCGGCTGGCTGGCCCAATTAA
- a CDS encoding DUF3592 domain-containing protein, with protein MTTQPTYSIDGLDLRKLFRRVSANSLSPQQAEQLLREADNVGVRLVRGLIGAVVGLAFLSVGVFLLRLAVTTYVEKQAFASHARYTTGKVVKLSRHAIRHKRPTYAPIVSYQVAGQTYQLEGLATSPAAYTVGQILTVQYDPDRPAVGQLASFVEQWLLGLLAGGVGCLLTIIGLFVVWSTAKMGLRPVRVPVQLMQQVLNQMATGQLTVEAAQHQLQPGQGSGRSYGWWVVFVLVVGAGLFFSLRQISQSIHLLISGQRTQGKVISFVHSGNGTGAAPLIRYQVAGQAYECVGAYDTSPQVQPGDLVDVLYDPAYPADAKPRTVGILISGPLFGLLIVLLLLAVPVYSWSLTRSKS; from the coding sequence ATGACCACTCAACCTACGTACTCGATTGATGGTTTAGACCTACGGAAATTGTTCCGGCGTGTATCGGCTAATTCACTCAGTCCACAGCAGGCCGAACAGCTTCTAAGGGAGGCCGACAACGTTGGGGTGCGCCTGGTTCGAGGCCTTATCGGGGCCGTGGTAGGGCTGGCCTTTCTAAGCGTGGGCGTGTTTTTGCTACGCCTGGCCGTTACTACCTACGTGGAAAAACAGGCCTTCGCCAGTCACGCCCGGTATACCACTGGTAAGGTCGTGAAACTGAGCCGCCACGCCATTCGCCACAAACGCCCGACCTATGCCCCCATCGTCAGCTACCAGGTGGCAGGACAGACCTACCAGCTTGAAGGATTGGCCACCAGTCCGGCGGCCTACACCGTTGGTCAGATCCTGACGGTACAGTACGATCCAGACCGGCCAGCCGTTGGGCAGCTTGCGTCGTTTGTGGAACAGTGGCTGCTGGGATTACTTGCCGGTGGAGTTGGTTGCCTTCTGACCATCATTGGCCTGTTCGTGGTGTGGTCTACCGCCAAAATGGGACTACGCCCTGTCAGAGTGCCGGTGCAGCTGATGCAGCAGGTGCTCAATCAAATGGCCACTGGCCAGCTAACCGTCGAGGCTGCTCAACACCAGTTGCAGCCCGGCCAGGGTAGTGGGCGTTCATACGGCTGGTGGGTTGTGTTTGTCCTTGTTGTGGGGGCAGGGCTGTTCTTTTCCCTCCGACAGATAAGCCAGTCCATCCACTTATTGATCAGTGGGCAGCGAACGCAGGGCAAGGTGATCAGCTTTGTGCACTCGGGAAACGGGACTGGAGCCGCCCCCCTGATTCGCTATCAGGTAGCGGGTCAAGCCTACGAATGCGTGGGCGCCTATGATACCAGCCCCCAGGTGCAGCCAGGCGACTTGGTCGATGTACTTTACGACCCGGCTTACCCAGCCGATGCTAAACCCCGCACCGTCGGCATCCTGATAAGTGGGCCACTATTCGGTTTGCTGATCGTGCTCCTGCTGCTGGCAGTTCCGGTATACAGCTGGTCTCTGACGAGGTCTAAATCCTAA
- a CDS encoding SDR family oxidoreductase: MILVTGATGGLGHDTIDFLLTTTPAAEIAALVRDVNKATDLTERGVAVRQADYVDYPALVQAFRGVDKLLLVSAVAFTDRVRQHRNVIDAAKEAGVKHLFYTSIQRSEPFVMQEVTESDLATEAYLKDSGLVYTILHNGYYFEGLGYLIGSEVPDAEIRFPAGEGKIAFIKRSELAAATATLLTTDGHDNRSYTLTGSEAYSFHDIARELSALAGRPIVYKSIEPAPYIAQKVAAGFPEVVANFFAQWGDAAKHGMLAGTHDTVERLLGRKPTSLREYLKTSYFPGS, translated from the coding sequence ATGATTCTAGTAACTGGAGCCACCGGTGGGTTAGGCCACGACACCATCGACTTTCTGCTCACTACCACCCCGGCCGCAGAGATTGCAGCCCTGGTGCGCGACGTCAACAAAGCCACAGACCTCACAGAGCGGGGCGTAGCTGTCCGCCAAGCCGACTACGTTGACTACCCTGCGTTGGTGCAAGCCTTCCGGGGCGTTGATAAATTGCTGCTGGTTTCCGCCGTAGCGTTTACCGACCGGGTTCGCCAACACCGGAACGTCATCGACGCTGCTAAGGAAGCCGGGGTCAAACACCTTTTTTACACCAGCATCCAGCGCAGCGAACCATTTGTGATGCAGGAGGTCACGGAAAGTGATTTGGCTACTGAAGCCTACCTCAAAGATTCCGGACTGGTGTATACCATTCTCCACAACGGCTATTATTTTGAAGGCCTTGGCTACTTGATTGGGAGTGAGGTGCCTGACGCGGAGATCCGTTTCCCGGCGGGCGAAGGCAAGATAGCTTTTATCAAGCGGAGCGAACTGGCCGCCGCCACAGCGACCCTGTTGACTACCGACGGGCACGACAATCGGTCGTATACCTTGACGGGGAGCGAAGCCTATTCGTTTCATGACATCGCTAGGGAACTCTCCGCGTTGGCGGGTCGGCCCATTGTTTACAAAAGCATCGAGCCAGCTCCTTACATCGCGCAGAAAGTAGCCGCAGGCTTCCCCGAAGTCGTCGCCAACTTCTTTGCCCAATGGGGTGACGCCGCCAAACACGGCATGCTGGCTGGGACACACGACACCGTCGAGCGACTGCTGGGCCGCAAGCCAACGTCGCTGCGGGAGTACCTGAAAACCAGTTATTTCCCGGGCAGCTGA
- a CDS encoding winged helix-turn-helix transcriptional regulator produces the protein MKELKQRSTCPISTSLDVLGDKWTLLILRDIVFAGKSSYGQFLESAEKMATNILADRLAILESQGIVTKTVATDKKSKFTYRLTEKGVDIVPILVALVVWGAKHGETVVDPGLLEELRAGKDAAVEKYQRLARDKALA, from the coding sequence ATGAAAGAGCTAAAACAGCGCTCCACTTGCCCCATCAGTACATCGCTCGACGTGTTGGGAGACAAATGGACCCTGCTCATTCTCCGGGACATCGTGTTCGCGGGGAAGTCGTCTTACGGGCAATTCCTAGAGTCAGCGGAAAAAATGGCAACCAACATTTTGGCCGACCGCCTGGCAATCCTGGAGTCTCAGGGCATCGTAACCAAGACCGTGGCTACCGATAAGAAATCGAAGTTCACCTACCGCCTGACGGAAAAAGGCGTTGACATCGTCCCCATTCTTGTGGCGCTCGTTGTGTGGGGGGCCAAGCATGGCGAAACGGTTGTCGACCCTGGCTTGCTGGAGGAACTTCGGGCTGGGAAAGACGCGGCCGTTGAGAAGTACCAACGGCTTGCCCGCGATAAGGCTTTGGCGTAA
- a CDS encoding nuclear transport factor 2 family protein — MSAIENKQLMETIFAELSAGNDQPFLAAMADDMQWRWMGSGQWAKTFQGKQAVVNDLWGAVKTTLLPPYRATATRIMADGDYVVVEATGNNSTPDGKIYDNRYCWVCHIEGGKLRAINEYMDTELVSNTFQ; from the coding sequence ATGAGCGCCATCGAGAATAAACAGTTAATGGAGACGATCTTCGCTGAGTTGTCAGCCGGTAATGATCAACCCTTTTTGGCAGCAATGGCCGACGACATGCAGTGGCGGTGGATGGGCAGTGGTCAATGGGCAAAGACCTTCCAGGGTAAGCAGGCCGTAGTTAACGATCTGTGGGGGGCCGTGAAAACCACCTTACTTCCCCCCTACAGGGCAACCGCTACTCGTATTATGGCAGATGGGGATTATGTGGTGGTCGAAGCAACGGGTAATAACAGCACGCCCGATGGCAAGATCTATGATAATCGGTACTGCTGGGTATGCCATATCGAAGGCGGTAAGCTACGGGCGATAAATGAGTATATGGATACTGAACTGGTGAGCAATACCTTTCAGTAG
- a CDS encoding DUF4113 domain-containing protein — translation MNHRHGRDRLRLAGAGHDPSWHHKRQRISPRYTTNWTEILNVK, via the coding sequence ATCAATCACCGCCACGGCCGTGATCGGTTACGGCTGGCCGGTGCCGGGCATGATCCCTCCTGGCACCATAAGCGGCAGAGGATATCGCCTAGGTACACGACAAACTGGACGGAGATTTTGAACGTGAAGTGA
- the dnaJ gene encoding molecular chaperone DnaJ: protein MSTKRDYYEILGVDKKATADEVKKAYRKMAVKYHPDKNPDDPTAEEKFKEAAEAYDVLSDDQKRARYDQFGHAGLGGAAGGGYGGPNMDDIFSQFGDIFGDDSPFGSFFGGGRSGGGQQRQRVRRGSDLRIKLKLDLQEIANGVEKKIKVKRHVACNTCGGNGSKNGTAVQTCQTCQGSGQTRKVVNTMLGQMVSTATCPTCNGEGKLVTDRCDVCHGEGRVLQEDVIPIKIPAGVAEGIQLSVGGKGNVPPRGGVAGDLLIVVEEEEDENLKRDGTNVVFDLYVTFVDAALGTSVEVPTIDGRARITLEAGTQSGKILRLKGKGIKELNGYGRGDQLIHVNVWTPKTLSSEERALLEKLRNSPNFQPKPNKNEKGFFEKMKDFFQG, encoded by the coding sequence ATGTCAACGAAACGAGATTACTACGAGATATTGGGCGTGGACAAGAAGGCCACGGCGGACGAGGTGAAAAAAGCCTACCGCAAGATGGCTGTAAAGTACCATCCCGATAAAAACCCCGACGACCCCACCGCCGAAGAGAAGTTCAAGGAGGCGGCCGAGGCCTACGACGTGCTGAGCGACGACCAGAAACGCGCCCGGTATGATCAGTTTGGGCACGCGGGGCTGGGCGGTGCGGCGGGCGGCGGCTATGGCGGTCCCAACATGGACGACATCTTCAGCCAGTTTGGCGACATTTTCGGGGATGATTCGCCGTTTGGGTCGTTTTTTGGCGGCGGACGTAGCGGTGGCGGTCAGCAGCGTCAACGCGTTCGGCGGGGTTCCGATCTGCGCATCAAACTGAAGCTCGACCTTCAGGAGATTGCCAACGGCGTTGAGAAAAAAATCAAGGTAAAGCGGCATGTGGCCTGTAATACCTGCGGCGGCAACGGCTCGAAAAACGGCACCGCCGTGCAGACCTGCCAAACCTGTCAGGGATCGGGTCAAACCCGCAAGGTGGTCAACACCATGCTGGGTCAGATGGTATCGACGGCCACCTGCCCCACCTGTAACGGCGAAGGCAAGCTCGTAACCGACCGTTGCGACGTTTGCCACGGTGAAGGGCGCGTGTTGCAGGAAGACGTCATCCCGATCAAGATTCCGGCCGGTGTAGCTGAAGGCATTCAACTGTCGGTAGGTGGCAAAGGCAACGTACCCCCGCGCGGTGGTGTAGCCGGCGATCTGCTGATTGTGGTGGAGGAAGAGGAAGACGAAAACCTCAAGCGCGACGGAACCAACGTCGTCTTCGACCTGTATGTCACCTTCGTCGATGCGGCGTTGGGTACGTCGGTCGAAGTGCCTACCATCGATGGGCGCGCCCGCATCACCCTGGAGGCCGGTACGCAAAGTGGCAAAATCCTGCGCCTGAAAGGCAAAGGCATCAAAGAACTGAACGGCTACGGACGGGGTGATCAATTGATTCACGTCAACGTCTGGACGCCCAAAACGCTATCGTCTGAGGAGCGGGCGCTGCTGGAAAAGCTTCGGAATTCGCCCAACTTCCAGCCGAAACCCAATAAGAATGAGAAAGGCTTCTTCGAGAAGATGAAAGACTTTTTCCAAGGGTAA
- a CDS encoding nucleotide exchange factor GrpE, whose translation MENKDIVDESSTAPDNSTENLTTEEAETINGGTPDDLIDLAAAAPAAEAAPVGSELAELKDKYLRLYADFENFRRRTAKEKLDLIANANEGLLVSLLPVVDDFERAMQSIGTSADPAAALEGIKLIHNKFVKTLEGKGLKPMTSKGEPFNADLHESVTQFPAPSDDLKGKVIDEVERGYLLNDKVIRYAKVIVGA comes from the coding sequence ATGGAAAATAAAGACATTGTGGACGAGTCATCGACCGCACCTGACAACTCAACCGAAAACCTGACGACCGAAGAGGCAGAAACGATCAATGGCGGGACGCCCGACGACCTGATCGATCTGGCAGCGGCAGCGCCGGCGGCCGAAGCCGCGCCCGTCGGCTCCGAACTGGCCGAGTTGAAAGATAAATACCTGCGCCTCTACGCCGATTTCGAAAACTTCCGTCGGCGCACGGCCAAGGAGAAGCTGGACCTAATCGCCAATGCCAACGAAGGGCTGCTCGTTTCATTGCTGCCTGTCGTCGATGATTTCGAGCGGGCCATGCAGTCTATCGGTACCTCGGCCGACCCGGCGGCGGCGCTGGAAGGTATCAAACTGATTCACAACAAGTTTGTCAAGACCCTGGAAGGCAAAGGCCTCAAGCCCATGACCAGCAAAGGCGAGCCGTTCAACGCCGATCTGCACGAGTCGGTAACGCAATTCCCGGCCCCGAGCGACGATCTGAAGGGTAAAGTCATCGACGAAGTCGAGCGCGGATACCTCCTCAACGACAAAGTCATCCGCTACGCAAAAGTGATTGTAGGAGCATAA